A genomic region of Streptomyces sp. NBC_00247 contains the following coding sequences:
- a CDS encoding bifunctional DNA primase/polymerase → MREIPGRRRGNRFRRGGGTARLDAALACAIGRQWPVLPGVGLSTGRSGCACPDPECVVPGAHPFDPGLLAATTDERMVRWWWTGRPTAPVLLATGGRAPCAVSLPAVSGAQALAVLDARGLRLGPVIATPTRWALLVRPYTLERLGELLHAQEWVPSSLRFHGEGGYLTVPPAGKGDGQVRWERPPAAPARSATPWLPDVGTVLDALVAASTSAPGGGSRLAY, encoded by the coding sequence ATGCGCGAGATCCCCGGAAGGCGACGCGGGAACCGGTTCCGGCGTGGAGGCGGCACCGCTCGACTCGACGCGGCGCTGGCCTGCGCCATCGGCCGGCAGTGGCCCGTCCTGCCCGGTGTGGGACTGTCCACCGGCCGGAGCGGCTGCGCCTGCCCCGACCCCGAGTGCGTGGTACCCGGCGCACACCCCTTCGATCCCGGGCTGCTCGCGGCCACCACGGACGAGCGCATGGTGCGGTGGTGGTGGACCGGGCGTCCCACCGCCCCGGTGCTGCTGGCCACCGGGGGCCGCGCGCCGTGTGCCGTGAGCCTGCCGGCGGTGAGCGGTGCGCAGGCGCTGGCGGTGCTGGACGCCCGGGGCTTGCGGCTCGGGCCGGTGATCGCGACGCCGACCCGGTGGGCCCTGCTGGTACGCCCGTACACCCTGGAGCGCCTGGGCGAGCTGTTGCACGCCCAGGAGTGGGTGCCCAGTTCGCTGCGCTTCCACGGGGAGGGCGGCTACCTGACGGTGCCGCCCGCCGGGAAGGGCGACGGTCAGGTCCGCTGGGAACGGCCGCCCGCGGCGCCGGCGCGGAGCGCCACGCCGTGGCTGCCGGACGTCGGGACGGTCCTGGACGCGCTGGTGGCGGCGAGTACGAGTGCGCCGGGCGGCGGGAGCCGGCTCGCCTACTGA
- a CDS encoding glycerophosphodiester phosphodiesterase, producing MTHAQQPSSPAAIQVVAHRGASDDAPEHTLAAYRKAIEDGADALECDVRLTADGQLVCVHDRRVNRTSNGRGAVSALELSELAVLDFGSWKDREESPDWDPVPGELTSVLTLERLLELVTEVRATGRPLQLAIETKHPTRWAGQVEERLLRLLNEFGLDAPPAEGPSPVRVMSFSARSLHRVRTAAPALPTVYLMQFLTPRLRDGRLPAGARIAGPGIRIVRNHPDYIRRLRRAGHQVHVWTVNEPEDVALCAELGIEAIITNRPKRVLSQLGRP from the coding sequence GTGACCCACGCACAACAGCCCTCCAGCCCGGCCGCCATCCAGGTCGTGGCCCACCGCGGAGCCTCCGACGACGCCCCCGAGCACACCCTGGCCGCGTACCGGAAAGCCATCGAGGACGGCGCCGACGCGCTGGAGTGCGATGTGCGGCTCACCGCCGACGGACAGCTCGTCTGTGTGCACGACCGCCGGGTCAACCGCACCTCCAACGGACGGGGCGCGGTCTCCGCGCTCGAACTCTCGGAGCTCGCCGTGCTCGACTTCGGCTCGTGGAAGGACCGCGAGGAATCCCCCGACTGGGACCCGGTGCCCGGCGAGCTCACCTCCGTACTCACCCTGGAACGCCTGCTGGAACTGGTCACCGAGGTACGGGCGACGGGCCGGCCGCTCCAGCTCGCCATCGAGACCAAGCACCCGACCCGGTGGGCCGGGCAGGTCGAGGAGCGGCTGCTGCGCCTGCTCAACGAGTTCGGCCTCGACGCCCCGCCGGCCGAAGGCCCCTCGCCCGTACGCGTCATGAGCTTCTCCGCCCGGTCCCTGCACCGGGTCCGCACGGCTGCCCCCGCCCTGCCCACCGTCTACCTGATGCAGTTCCTCACGCCCCGGCTGCGGGACGGGCGGCTGCCCGCCGGCGCGCGGATCGCCGGGCCGGGCATCCGGATCGTACGCAACCATCCCGACTACATCCGCCGACTGCGGCGGGCCGGGCACCAGGTGCACGTCTGGACCGTGAACGAGCCGGAGGACGTGGCGCTCTGCGCCGAGCTGGGGATCGAGGCCATCATCACCAATCGCCCGAAACGGGTCCTTTCCCAACTCGGACGCCCGTAA
- a CDS encoding aminopeptidase P family protein produces the protein MSDERTPETPEIEATEETEPVKARKNGLYPAVSDELATNMKSGWADTELHGLAPLPQAAHTAARRAALSARFPGERLVVPAGHLKTRANDTEYAFRASSEYAYLTGDQTHDGVLVLEPKTDGGHDATVYLLPRSDRENGEFWLDGQGELWVGRRHSLTEAEQVLGIPAKDVRELTAALKEATGPVRAVRGYDAGIEAALTDKVTAERDEELRVYLSEARLVKDAFEIAELQKACDITARGFEDVVKVLDKAEATSERYIEGTFFLRARVEGNDIGYGSICAAGPHATTLHWVRNDGAVRAGELLLLDAGVETNDLYTADVTRTLPINGTFSPLQRKIYDAVYAAQEAGIAAVKPGADFRDFHDAAQRVLAEHLVAWGLLGDLTVEKVLELGLQRRWTLHGTGHMLGMDVHDCAAARTETYVNGTLEPGMCLTVEPGLYFQADDLTVPQEYRGIGVRIEDDILVTEDGNRNLSDKLPRDSAEIETWMAGLKG, from the coding sequence GTGTCCGACGAGCGCACCCCGGAGACCCCGGAAATCGAAGCGACCGAAGAGACCGAGCCGGTCAAGGCCCGGAAGAACGGCCTGTACCCGGCCGTCTCCGACGAGCTCGCCACGAACATGAAGTCGGGCTGGGCCGACACCGAGCTGCACGGTCTCGCGCCGCTGCCGCAGGCCGCGCACACCGCCGCCCGCCGCGCCGCGCTCTCCGCGCGTTTCCCCGGCGAGCGCCTCGTCGTCCCCGCGGGCCACCTGAAGACCCGCGCCAACGACACGGAGTACGCGTTCCGCGCCTCCTCCGAGTACGCCTACCTCACCGGCGACCAGACGCACGACGGCGTCCTCGTCCTGGAGCCGAAGACCGACGGCGGCCACGACGCGACCGTCTACCTGCTTCCGCGCTCCGACCGCGAGAACGGTGAGTTCTGGCTCGACGGCCAGGGCGAGCTGTGGGTCGGCCGCCGCCACTCCCTCACCGAGGCCGAGCAGGTGCTGGGCATCCCGGCGAAGGACGTCCGCGAGCTCACCGCCGCGCTGAAGGAGGCCACCGGACCGGTCCGCGCCGTCCGGGGCTACGACGCCGGCATCGAGGCGGCCCTGACCGACAAGGTCACCGCCGAGCGCGACGAGGAACTGCGGGTGTACCTCTCCGAGGCGCGCCTGGTGAAGGACGCCTTCGAGATCGCCGAGCTCCAGAAGGCGTGCGACATCACCGCGCGCGGCTTCGAGGACGTCGTGAAGGTGCTCGACAAGGCCGAGGCGACGAGCGAGCGCTACATCGAGGGCACGTTCTTCCTGCGCGCCCGCGTCGAGGGCAACGACATCGGCTACGGCTCGATCTGCGCCGCCGGCCCGCACGCCACCACGCTGCACTGGGTCCGCAACGACGGCGCCGTCCGCGCCGGCGAGCTGCTGCTGCTCGACGCCGGCGTGGAGACGAACGACCTCTACACCGCCGACGTGACGCGGACCCTGCCGATCAACGGCACCTTCTCGCCGCTCCAGCGCAAGATCTACGACGCGGTGTACGCGGCGCAGGAGGCGGGCATCGCCGCCGTGAAGCCCGGCGCCGACTTCCGCGACTTCCACGACGCCGCGCAGCGCGTGCTCGCCGAGCACCTCGTCGCGTGGGGCCTGCTCGGCGACCTCACCGTCGAGAAGGTCCTGGAGCTGGGCCTCCAGCGCCGCTGGACCCTGCACGGCACCGGCCACATGCTCGGCATGGACGTCCACGACTGCGCCGCCGCGCGCACCGAGACGTACGTCAACGGCACGCTGGAGCCGGGCATGTGCCTGACGGTGGAGCCCGGTCTGTACTTCCAGGCCGACGACCTGACGGTGCCGCAGGAGTACCGCGGCATCGGTGTCCGGATCGAGGACGACATCCTCGTCACGGAGGACGGCAACCGGAACCTCTCCGACAAGCTGCCGCGCGACTCCGCCGAGATCGAGACCTGGATGGCCGGTCTCAAGGGCTGA
- a CDS encoding ATP-binding protein produces MSMWWSLHLRREAASVPLARRFLLGSMETAGVDPDISYDLSVALTEACANAVEHGGDRAADLGDLGGAAHGRAGGDRHAGASGQYRVTAYLDGETCRIEVADSGPGFPARRTLRPAAHPSDTRDAPVTKPDCAADPGDMAESGRGLGLIEQLADHVHIGNRPGRGTVVSFDKTLKWREGALLMVS; encoded by the coding sequence ATGAGCATGTGGTGGTCACTCCATTTGCGGCGCGAAGCCGCGAGCGTTCCGCTCGCCCGTCGATTTCTCCTCGGCAGCATGGAGACGGCGGGAGTGGATCCGGACATCTCGTACGACTTGTCGGTGGCGCTCACCGAGGCCTGTGCCAACGCCGTGGAACACGGCGGGGACCGTGCCGCCGACCTGGGGGACCTCGGGGGCGCCGCCCACGGCCGTGCCGGGGGCGACCGGCACGCGGGCGCCTCAGGTCAGTACCGGGTCACCGCGTACCTGGACGGTGAGACATGCCGTATCGAGGTCGCGGACTCCGGACCGGGCTTTCCCGCCCGGCGAACCCTTCGCCCCGCGGCACACCCTTCCGATACCCGCGACGCGCCGGTGACCAAGCCGGACTGCGCCGCCGACCCGGGGGACATGGCCGAGAGCGGCCGTGGCCTCGGACTCATCGAACAGCTCGCCGACCACGTCCACATCGGCAACCGGCCGGGACGCGGGACCGTGGTGAGCTTCGACAAAACCCTGAAATGGCGCGAGGGCGCGCTGCTCATGGTGTCCTGA
- a CDS encoding DUF5926 family protein, whose translation MAKKRPQTTKAAKPQVNDGEIPVVGAREPCPCGSGRRYKACHGRTAAHAVTELVQRPFEGLPGECDWVALRELVPAATVPLTLKDGLPDGVPSVTLATVLPMAWPALRRDDGSILLALQNDTSSGDLSRGLADALQQALEAAPGTPVAARRVGADGPRLQDLLAADAPFEPVVHSGFEFWVPDAENATAEVTASLERANDAAIPTSLLSSVDAAYWCETPEKNHLRWVMPHPEEKLLDALARLHAAGETSLGEGTRLVGSFRAHGLVVPVWDLPSAMTAEECEKPAAEFAERLAGALASDAPLTAEERRARGGLTNRQVTLS comes from the coding sequence ATGGCCAAGAAGCGCCCTCAGACGACCAAGGCCGCGAAGCCGCAGGTGAACGACGGGGAGATCCCCGTCGTCGGGGCCCGTGAGCCCTGCCCCTGTGGTTCGGGACGCCGGTACAAGGCGTGTCACGGACGCACCGCCGCGCACGCGGTCACCGAGCTGGTCCAGCGCCCGTTCGAAGGGCTGCCCGGGGAGTGCGACTGGGTCGCGCTGCGCGAGCTGGTGCCCGCCGCGACCGTCCCGCTGACGCTGAAGGACGGGCTGCCCGACGGCGTCCCGTCCGTCACGCTCGCGACCGTGCTGCCGATGGCCTGGCCGGCGCTCCGCCGCGACGACGGTTCCATCCTGCTCGCCCTGCAGAACGACACCTCCTCCGGGGATCTCAGCCGCGGTCTGGCCGACGCCCTCCAGCAGGCGCTGGAGGCCGCGCCCGGCACCCCGGTCGCCGCCCGCCGGGTCGGCGCCGACGGCCCGCGCCTGCAGGACCTGCTCGCCGCGGACGCCCCGTTCGAGCCCGTCGTCCACTCGGGCTTCGAGTTCTGGGTGCCGGACGCGGAGAACGCCACGGCCGAGGTGACCGCCTCACTGGAGCGCGCCAACGACGCCGCCATCCCGACCTCCCTGCTCTCCTCCGTGGACGCCGCGTACTGGTGCGAGACCCCGGAGAAGAACCACCTGCGCTGGGTCATGCCGCACCCCGAGGAGAAGCTCCTCGACGCGCTCGCCCGGCTGCACGCGGCCGGCGAGACCTCGCTCGGCGAGGGGACGCGGCTGGTCGGTTCGTTCCGCGCGCACGGTCTCGTCGTCCCGGTGTGGGACCTGCCGAGCGCCATGACCGCCGAGGAGTGCGAGAAGCCCGCGGCCGAGTTCGCCGAGCGGCTCGCCGGGGCACTGGCCTCCGATGCGCCGTTGACCGCCGAAGAGCGCCGGGCACGCGGCGGGCTCACCAACCGCCAAGTGACGCTCAGCTGA
- a CDS encoding S1C family serine protease, translated as MSTENEGHEGAAVPAVPPAPSVPPVPAAAPEDPRRDTSPTPEAPATAHQEDTAPVAQGSTGPAVHAEPPHEPPYVDGRADDTSPSAEPAGPYGTTPAPAAPAPGAPASEQPTEVRPVVEPAQAPAQEQPQPPAHAPAADATQPLPPHAPGYPAPHTPAPGYPAPQAAPEYPAPHTAAPAGSWPPPAPPAVPAYAAGGDGAGDGNGGAVWGASAEQTPKGPGKRRAGGFVALVAATALVAGGIGGALGFWAADSNDGGSGGSTTISASDSPKALKRADGTVAGVAAKSLPSVVTIDAENGDGEGGTGTGFVYDKEGHILTNNHVVASAAESGKLTATFSDGKKYEAEVVGRAEGYDVAVIKLKNAPSGLNPLALGNSDNVAVGDSTIAIGAPFGLSNTVTTGIISAKNRPVASSDGSSSSSSSYMSALQTDASINPGNSGGPLLDATGAVIGINSAIQSTGSSAQTQAGSIGLGFAIPINQAKNVAEQLIKTGQPVYPVIGATVTMSENGDGAVISDQGSSGTSAVAADGPAAKAGLKAGDVITKFNDTPVDSGPTLIGEIWTHKPGDRVTLTYERDGKESTVELTLGERKGDS; from the coding sequence GTGAGCACCGAGAACGAGGGCCACGAGGGCGCCGCGGTCCCCGCCGTACCGCCCGCTCCGTCAGTACCTCCCGTGCCGGCCGCCGCTCCTGAGGACCCCCGCCGGGATACGTCCCCGACGCCCGAGGCTCCGGCGACGGCGCATCAGGAAGACACGGCCCCGGTCGCGCAGGGCTCCACCGGGCCCGCCGTGCACGCCGAGCCGCCCCATGAACCGCCGTACGTGGACGGCCGGGCCGACGACACCTCCCCGTCGGCCGAGCCCGCCGGACCGTACGGCACCACTCCCGCACCGGCCGCCCCGGCCCCGGGCGCCCCGGCTTCGGAGCAGCCGACGGAGGTGCGGCCGGTCGTCGAGCCCGCGCAGGCACCGGCGCAGGAGCAGCCGCAGCCGCCCGCGCACGCTCCGGCGGCCGACGCGACACAGCCCCTCCCGCCGCACGCCCCGGGGTACCCGGCCCCGCACACGCCCGCGCCCGGCTACCCGGCCCCGCAGGCCGCTCCGGAGTACCCGGCGCCGCACACCGCCGCGCCCGCCGGTTCGTGGCCGCCCCCGGCCCCGCCGGCCGTCCCGGCGTACGCCGCGGGTGGCGACGGCGCCGGCGACGGCAACGGCGGCGCCGTCTGGGGTGCCTCCGCGGAGCAGACCCCCAAGGGCCCGGGCAAGCGCCGGGCGGGCGGATTCGTCGCCCTGGTCGCCGCGACGGCACTCGTCGCCGGGGGCATCGGTGGCGCGCTGGGCTTCTGGGCCGCCGACAGCAACGACGGCGGCTCCGGCGGTTCCACGACGATCAGTGCCTCCGACAGCCCCAAGGCCCTCAAGCGCGCCGACGGCACCGTGGCGGGAGTGGCCGCCAAGTCGCTTCCCAGCGTGGTCACCATCGACGCCGAGAACGGCGACGGCGAGGGCGGCACGGGCACCGGTTTCGTGTACGACAAGGAAGGCCACATCCTCACCAACAACCACGTGGTGGCCTCCGCGGCGGAGAGCGGCAAGCTGACCGCGACCTTCTCCGACGGCAAGAAGTACGAAGCCGAGGTGGTCGGCCGTGCCGAGGGCTACGACGTCGCCGTCATCAAGCTGAAGAACGCGCCGTCCGGGCTGAACCCGCTGGCGCTCGGCAACTCCGACAACGTCGCGGTCGGCGACTCGACCATCGCGATCGGCGCCCCCTTCGGCCTCTCCAACACGGTCACCACGGGCATCATCAGCGCGAAGAACCGCCCGGTCGCCTCCAGCGACGGCTCCTCCTCCAGCAGCAGCTCCTACATGAGCGCCCTGCAGACGGACGCCTCGATCAACCCGGGCAACTCCGGTGGCCCGCTGCTCGACGCCACCGGCGCGGTCATCGGCATCAACTCCGCCATCCAGTCGACCGGCAGCAGCGCCCAGACGCAGGCCGGTTCCATCGGCCTCGGCTTCGCCATCCCGATCAACCAGGCGAAGAACGTCGCCGAGCAGCTCATCAAGACCGGCCAGCCCGTCTACCCGGTCATCGGCGCGACGGTCACCATGTCGGAGAACGGCGACGGCGCGGTCATCTCCGACCAGGGCTCCTCCGGCACCTCGGCCGTGGCCGCGGACGGGCCGGCCGCCAAGGCGGGGCTGAAGGCGGGCGACGTCATCACCAAGTTCAACGACACCCCGGTCGACAGCGGCCCGACCCTCATCGGCGAGATCTGGACCCACAAGCCGGGCGACCGGGTCACCCTGACGTACGAGCGCGACGGCAAGGAGTCCACCGTCGAACTCACCCTGGGCGAGCGCAAGGGCGACAGCTGA
- a CDS encoding glycosyltransferase family 39 protein, with protein MPAAAPTLREHGGDGTAADPARHPLRARFRTGRAALLAVALFLCVRALSLAALAVRAAETGKSPRVLLSERWDSLWYTRVAEHGYAFTLNAPDGRSLSSMAFFPLLPWLERGTRAVTGLSLPAAGLLVTTLASVLAAWAVHLVVRQSYGDRAGVVCVVLWAAVPVGIVQSMAYSEALFTALAAWGLLCVLRERWVAAGVLASLAGLTRPVGLAVTAALFLAVWLRHRPGAGTSAPARTRAVLGCLVAPVGAAAYILWVGSRRGHLLGYLGVQDEWGNGFDGGWAFARFLTGGSAALAVLALAALLLLAYWPHHIGAKQLQPPPLIAYSALVTLLAVGASGYFGSKPRLLLPAFPLLIPLAVVLARRRPALVAAVLTTLTAGSAVYGAYWLTGSGPP; from the coding sequence ATGCCCGCCGCAGCGCCCACCCTCCGGGAGCACGGCGGCGACGGCACCGCGGCGGACCCCGCCCGGCACCCGCTCCGCGCCCGCTTCCGCACCGGCCGGGCCGCCCTCCTCGCGGTCGCCCTCTTCCTCTGCGTGCGGGCGCTCTCGCTCGCCGCGCTGGCGGTCCGCGCCGCCGAGACCGGCAAGAGCCCGCGCGTGCTCCTCTCGGAACGCTGGGACTCCCTCTGGTACACCCGGGTGGCCGAACACGGCTACGCCTTCACCCTGAACGCGCCGGACGGCCGCTCCCTGTCGAGCATGGCCTTCTTCCCCCTGCTCCCCTGGCTGGAGCGGGGCACCCGCGCGGTGACGGGCCTGAGCCTGCCCGCCGCCGGACTCCTGGTCACCACCCTCGCCTCGGTCCTCGCGGCCTGGGCCGTGCACCTCGTGGTGCGCCAGTCGTACGGCGACCGGGCCGGCGTCGTCTGCGTGGTGCTGTGGGCGGCCGTACCGGTCGGCATCGTCCAGTCGATGGCGTACAGCGAGGCCCTCTTCACCGCCCTCGCCGCGTGGGGGCTGCTCTGCGTGCTGCGCGAGCGATGGGTGGCCGCAGGCGTCCTGGCGAGCCTCGCGGGGCTGACCCGGCCCGTCGGACTCGCCGTCACGGCCGCCCTGTTCCTCGCGGTCTGGCTCCGCCACCGCCCCGGGGCCGGTACCTCCGCCCCGGCCCGCACACGAGCCGTGCTCGGCTGCCTGGTCGCACCGGTGGGGGCCGCCGCGTACATCCTCTGGGTGGGCTCCCGGCGCGGACACCTGCTGGGCTACCTCGGCGTACAGGACGAGTGGGGCAACGGCTTCGACGGCGGCTGGGCCTTCGCCCGCTTCCTGACCGGCGGCTCCGCCGCACTCGCCGTACTCGCCCTCGCCGCCCTGCTGCTCCTCGCGTACTGGCCCCACCACATCGGCGCCAAGCAGCTCCAACCCCCACCGCTGATCGCCTACTCGGCCCTCGTCACGCTGCTCGCCGTCGGCGCCTCTGGCTACTTCGGTTCCAAACCCCGCCTGCTCCTCCCGGCGTTCCCGCTGCTGATCCCCCTCGCGGTGGTCCTCGCGAGGCGCCGCCCCGCCCTCGTGGCGGCTGTCCTCACCACGCTGACCGCCGGCTCCGCGGTGTACGGCGCGTACTGGCTCACGGGGTCGGGGCCGCCGTAG
- a CDS encoding ankyrin repeat domain-containing protein has translation MTDDADPYEMAPVHLAVEQDDLAELTRLLHAGHDPDQYDGHNGWTPLLRAIDGESDGARQTGEPLDAACTAVLPAYGADPGKPSRGGLTPYHLAFQTGHDMAVRLLEAHMGLRGTRLECLVHRRGAHPPVRPSGAPAGDTGHGACGRRKHGGGGSSPHPSGP, from the coding sequence GTGACCGACGACGCGGACCCGTACGAGATGGCGCCCGTCCACCTCGCGGTGGAGCAGGACGACTTGGCGGAGCTGACCCGGCTCCTGCACGCCGGCCACGACCCGGATCAGTACGACGGGCACAACGGCTGGACCCCGCTGCTCCGGGCAATCGACGGCGAGTCGGACGGGGCGCGCCAGACCGGTGAGCCTCTGGACGCCGCCTGCACGGCTGTACTGCCGGCCTACGGCGCGGACCCGGGGAAGCCCTCCCGAGGCGGTCTGACCCCGTACCATCTGGCCTTCCAGACGGGCCACGACATGGCGGTGAGGCTCCTCGAAGCGCACATGGGACTACGGGGTACGCGTCTCGAATGCCTGGTCCACCGTCGTGGGGCTCATCCGCCCGTACGTCCGTCCGGCGCTCCTGCCGGTGACACGGGGCACGGGGCGTGCGGACGCCGGAAGCACGGCGGCGGTGGTTCCTCCCCGCACCCGTCGGGACCCTGA
- a CDS encoding PP2C family protein-serine/threonine phosphatase — MLDIALLVRVHVDALIVAQNDRGVCDAIRRNSPVGKPEAMSARHLPKMAGINPTVPVSAHTPEPLATVPSAPGSFLQDRLAGWVSDLTTLHELTERLAGTRTLDSALPELLSAGAALVGAPRGLVILEPDDARSPRTTVGLGLGHADLGIIETVPRAATPHGRILDAPAAATAPVSNPDLLAEAGLDPRHREVADRLGYAASYALPLVSRSGARLGATVWFYDEPAEPLERQQHLVGLYGRYAAEHLARLLELERARSDLAVVAEELLPSRLPRIPGVRLAARHRPAPDGGGDWYDALPLPDGALGLSVGASGGSGPGATAAMGRLRSGLRAYAVMEGEDPVAVLSDLELLLRLTEPARTATALFAYCEPALRRIVLAGAGHAPPLVVGERRTEFVETTVSAPLNMLACWEAPSVEFSPESGETVLLYTDGLLRRTGDSTDRAFARLHAAAAGVPRTARRDPGTVADHVLRTLLTRNTPADHTDDVVLLAVRFD; from the coding sequence ATGCTGGACATCGCCTTACTTGTACGTGTACATGTGGATGCCTTGATAGTGGCGCAGAATGACAGGGGGGTTTGCGATGCTATTCGACGGAACTCGCCGGTCGGAAAGCCGGAGGCCATGAGCGCCCGACACCTGCCAAAAATGGCTGGAATCAATCCCACCGTTCCGGTTTCAGCGCACACTCCGGAGCCGCTGGCCACGGTGCCCTCCGCGCCGGGATCCTTCCTCCAGGACCGCCTGGCCGGATGGGTCTCCGACCTCACCACCCTCCACGAACTCACCGAGCGCCTGGCCGGGACCCGCACCCTCGACAGCGCGCTCCCGGAGTTGCTGAGCGCCGGCGCGGCCCTCGTCGGCGCCCCCCGCGGCCTCGTGATCCTCGAGCCCGACGACGCCCGGAGCCCGCGCACCACCGTCGGCCTCGGCCTCGGCCACGCCGACCTCGGCATCATCGAGACCGTCCCGCGAGCCGCCACCCCGCACGGCCGGATCCTCGACGCTCCGGCCGCGGCCACCGCCCCGGTGAGCAACCCGGACCTGCTCGCCGAGGCCGGCCTCGACCCCCGTCATCGCGAAGTCGCCGACCGGCTCGGATACGCCGCCAGCTACGCCCTGCCCCTCGTTTCCCGGTCAGGTGCCAGGCTCGGCGCGACCGTCTGGTTCTACGACGAACCGGCCGAACCCCTGGAGCGGCAACAGCACCTCGTCGGTCTGTACGGGCGGTACGCGGCCGAGCACCTGGCCCGCCTCCTCGAACTCGAACGCGCCCGGTCCGACCTGGCGGTCGTCGCCGAGGAGCTGCTGCCGAGCCGGTTGCCGCGCATCCCCGGCGTGCGGCTGGCCGCCCGGCACCGTCCCGCCCCGGACGGCGGCGGCGACTGGTACGACGCCCTGCCCCTCCCGGACGGCGCGCTCGGCCTCTCCGTGGGAGCGTCCGGCGGCTCCGGCCCCGGGGCGACGGCCGCGATGGGGCGCCTCCGCTCCGGGCTGCGCGCGTACGCCGTCATGGAGGGCGAGGACCCGGTGGCCGTCCTCTCGGACCTGGAACTGCTGCTCCGGCTCACCGAACCGGCGCGCACCGCGACCGCTCTCTTCGCCTACTGCGAACCGGCGCTGCGCCGGATCGTGCTGGCCGGCGCCGGTCACGCCCCGCCGCTCGTGGTCGGCGAGCGGCGCACCGAGTTCGTCGAGACCACCGTCTCCGCGCCGCTCAACATGCTGGCGTGCTGGGAGGCGCCGAGCGTGGAGTTCAGCCCCGAATCGGGTGAAACCGTTCTTCTCTACACCGACGGGCTGCTGCGCCGCACCGGCGATTCGACGGACCGGGCGTTCGCACGGCTGCACGCCGCCGCCGCCGGGGTGCCGCGGACCGCCCGCCGCGACCCGGGGACGGTGGCCGACCACGTACTGCGCACCCTGCTGACCAGGAACACCCCGGCCGACCACACCGACGACGTGGTCCTCCTCGCCGTGCGTTTCGACTGA
- a CDS encoding ATP-binding protein: protein MRHQRCFDRFPAQLRGASPSWRGAKEVSGVTLVVAQEVPTSSSMAVPHGPAGVRQARHRMRAQLRDNGVSDTVVDDAVLILSELLSNACRHGRPLGQHVDVGDGDVRAAWRVDRRGGLTVEVTDGGGPTRPIPSTPSVTARGGRGLNIISALSEKWGVRDDAPGEVTVWALVAAEERFDGLEGLDGFDGLARLNSGDGHPGLEGLPGFGGLPGFDGLTGFEGFDLDGLSALDDAS from the coding sequence GTGCGTCACCAGAGATGCTTTGACCGGTTTCCGGCGCAGCTCAGAGGGGCATCCCCTTCGTGGCGTGGGGCAAAGGAGGTCTCGGGGGTGACGTTGGTGGTGGCACAAGAAGTGCCCACGTCGTCGAGCATGGCCGTTCCTCACGGTCCTGCGGGCGTGAGGCAGGCGCGGCACCGTATGCGCGCACAACTACGGGACAACGGGGTCTCCGACACGGTCGTCGACGACGCGGTCCTGATCCTGTCCGAACTCCTCAGCAACGCCTGCCGGCACGGCAGACCGCTGGGGCAGCACGTGGACGTCGGTGACGGCGACGTCCGCGCCGCTTGGCGCGTGGACCGCCGGGGCGGCCTGACCGTGGAGGTCACGGACGGAGGCGGGCCCACTAGGCCCATCCCCTCCACCCCCTCGGTGACGGCTCGGGGCGGTCGCGGGCTGAACATCATCAGTGCCCTCTCCGAGAAGTGGGGCGTCAGGGACGACGCCCCGGGCGAGGTCACGGTCTGGGCGCTGGTGGCGGCGGAGGAGCGGTTCGACGGACTGGAGGGGCTCGACGGCTTCGACGGTCTCGCCCGGCTGAACTCCGGGGACGGGCACCCGGGTCTCGAAGGGCTGCCCGGTTTCGGTGGGCTGCCGGGATTCGACGGGCTCACCGGCTTCGAGGGGTTCGACCTCGACGGGCTGTCCGCCCTGGACGACGCGAGCTGA